Genomic segment of Pochonia chlamydosporia 170 chromosome 1, whole genome shotgun sequence:
AGTGGCCATGCGCTGCGTTTACCAGCCCTGTACGCCGCCAAACTTGTCTAGCCTTGTCTCTATGACCTCTTGTGCCTCTATGTCCCAAAGTTCCCCAGGAGTTCCCAGTCGACTGGTCAATCAGGGGCATACCCGAAAACGTGCGGGTGAGAAGACATGTGTCATTTAGCCCAGGTTGAACCCCAAGAGTGTTGCGATGCATTTTCACCAGCGCAGTCCCGGCGGCATGTTTGGCCTGTTCGCACCACTGACGCTACAATGCCACTCCTGTCCAGTGATGGGCCATACTGCCGGTGGAAAGCACCGGTGAAAAAGGCAAATAAATACTAGAGTGCTAGAGGGAGCACCACTAATACCAGCGATAGTGAGTAAGAGTAGGTCGACCTGAACCCTTGCACTTAAAGACGTAGTTGGTTACTGATGGAGGTGTGACTCATTTTACACAATGACACTGGATTTCATTTGGTCATTTTCAGCACTTGAATGTCCTTTCAATGCAATCTCAAAGCTAATATGACTCCATCGAAGTTAATTCTCGTTTGTGTTTTGACTACATCACGCAGTTTACGCGATGTTAGAGTTTAGTCCCCCCGTGTTGCCCAACGGAACCCAAAATAAAATGCCAAGCGCCATTCATTTGTTCTATCCTGTCCACAAATACCTTGCTAACTGGCAGTTCTCAGTTATTATTCCCTTCCTCTAAATACTTAAACTCAACTTAAACAGATCAGTTCTCACGAAAATGGCTTCTaccttttctctcttccGTAAACTGCCCCCCGAGCTCAGAATCCAAATCTGGGAACTTGCGCTCCGACCCTTTTCCACAAACGAGGGAGGGATACATTACATCTCTATCGTATGCGGGGATGACAAACTCGAAGCTGATGTCAATACTAAACCATTAACTGTGGCTTGGGCCTCATGGCACGACCACGGACCCCGTGTCCTGTGCAATCGTGCGCAAAATGGTGTTTCGTCTCATCCCAGTGACAGATCAATCTGTCTCTGGGATTCTGGTCTCCTCACAGCATGAAAAGAGTCGAGATACGTGATAATGAGGCGCTACAAAAAGTATCAGCAGGGCCCACGGCTTTGCCCCAGCAGgtctgaggatgaggatgaccTCACTGATGAGACACCATCGATAGAGCGCGCATCGGACCAGGATGAAGATTGGCAAATATTGCTTCGAACACATAAAGACATCCCTTGCATCAACTTCCATAGCTTGGAGATTCTGCGCCGTGAGAGAGAGGATTGCTTTGCATGCGAGCTTAGATATGCATTGAGTATGGGCTGGAAATTCACGAGGTCGACATTGATGTTTGCTGTGGAATTTGACCCGAGCTGGATGTTGGATTGGCCGAGTCCCGACTTTGATATCCTTCGTGAGGCCAGTGTCCGGGGCATGCTTACTCGTCTCCTAGTGGAATCCCTGAACGAGGATGATAGGTGCCTTATTTGGTTGATAGACCGCAGGGCCGCGCCACAGGAAACATCGGCGTCAGAGGAGGCGCCTGGGGAGATTTTCTACGATATGGAGCATGACTATGTTGAGCCGCTATTTGAAGCAGAGGATGTGTCCGAATTTATCTATAAGATTGGAAACCCTGCGGACTACATCGACCACGATAGAAGATACGACGCTTTGTGGGAGGACCCTTATGGCTACGACTATCGTGGGTGCTTTGACGTTAAGGAACATGTCAAAGTTCTTGTTCGCCGCGGTGGCACATAGGGATTCTAAGTACTGTGGCAGGAAATTTGGGATCAGACGATTTGGATGGAAAGTAGATAATTTGGGCATCATGTGGCAACAATCATGTTTGACGATATGGCACTTGTCAGTTGCAGAAACGAGGTGCTAGTATTACACAATGTCTCCGCCTGGTACAGTAGAGGGTATTTGTGGACTCTAAGATGTGGATTATGAGTAAAAAAAATACTCTAGAAGTTATCTACAGATGTATGTTTTATGTATGAGTGACGTCGAGCATCTACATTGCTGCAATGGAACTCACGAGCGTCTAAAACAGCTGCACGCAATACATTCTTGTATTGAAATTGGAACTACTACGGTCTTCAAATATTGACACCTGGTAGGCACAATCTGGCACTCATCTGGTACGGTGCCAGATTTAACTGTGCCGGTAATGCGATACTATGGGCAAGATGCAggtccaagtccaacctTAGAGACAAGTCCACTCCTGATGGAATTGCCCTCTTATTCTATCCATCCCGCAGACTGGCCAGACGGTATTTATCGTTTTACTAAAACGCAGTGTTAGGTCGCTTGTCTTTAATGTAGCACACTTGGTTTGGGAACGTATCGTGCCATCCTCCAGAAGCAACAGAAGGTCACACTCCATTAATCAGTAAACAGTCCCATTGACGCCTCGTTGACAGTACAAGATCTTGGTGACGACAAGAATGAACCAATTGTATTGCAATGAATGATGCTTCAGGCTAACAACGCTAATCCTCATTGAAGTCAGACCGCACAGTGAGACGACCATGCTCATCGTGGTAAACCTGCACGTCATCCAGCTCCAACTGATCAAagtccaccagacaacttcGCTTCTCCAGGCCCTCGACGGTGTGCGAGCGCACGGGGTAGTCCCCTACGGCCAAGTAGAACCGATTCTGTGGCTGAATCTGGTACTCCATTCCCGGCGCGGGACGAAAAGTTGCAAACGGTCCGAAATAGCGGGACAATTTCTTGAAAAGAGACAGTCCAACGACAAAATCACCTGGGAAAAGGAGACGACGCGAGGTACATGTTAATTTTTGAACGAAAGTCGAAACACCAAGTTTGGGGATAGAAGTCTACGAAGGGGTTTTGAGGGTGAGGGAGACAGACTAGACTAGACGTACCAGCACGAGCGTCACTATGCGTAAATTCACTACTTGTGCGAATACAGAAGCAGCCCTCATTGCCACTGGGCGGtatgtctggtttgttggagaagttgggCGTTCCCTTGCGCATGATCAGCTCCAACGTGGTGCCGGGCAATGCCGTGCCGTCGTCTGACTTGCGCCCCGTGTCTATAGGTCGAGTGTCTAGAACTTCAACCTGGGTCTCGACTGTCGATTCACCACCGTAGCTCACACCGCAGACGGCGTACAATGGACCCTTTGGGAGCGTGAAGTAGGCTTGGCCGGTTGTGCTGGCCACGCCGCGCAGGACCaggatgatgttgttgttgatggacgaGATGGCTGGGGTAACGGTAGGGGTAGCAGCGAATAGTGCGTATGTCTGCGTGCTTCCGGTTGCATTGGTGATAGTGATGGTACGCTGCATCACTCGAGTTATCGAAGCCGCCATGTCAGAGTCTCGGCGTGCCCGTTTCATTGAATAGTCCCGGTGTGACGATGCAGGACGAcgggctggctggctgatgtCGGCAGTAGGCTGGGAGCTAGGCAGCATATATTGGGCAGAAAAGAGGACTCAGGTCATGAGAGCGTGTGCAGCCGGTGAGATTATGGTTTTTATCGTTTAGGTGGCAGGGGAGATTGCTCCGGAAAGTTGTGTGATGCAGATTTGATCTACAGTCTGTGTGGTAGGAAAGCATTTACgcacatccaagtatacactaacacatccCAATATGTCTTGGTGTATGACACGGTATGCGATACCTCTGacttgttcaaatacttttgaccccccCTGTATATTTGAGGATGAGTGTTTGTCGCTGGACATTAAGTGTGGCGTTGGCACGGGTTATGTACCGCAATGGGAACTTACATATGTACTCCCAATATATTCGCAGCCACTGGAACCATTCGGAGGCATTGCACCATTGACATAGTGTCTTTCAGCTCGCCTCCTCCTGTCGGGTTGGGTTTAGCTGAGACTTGGCGTCAAGCAATTTAGTTCCTTCAGCCCTACATCACCAGCCAATATTGGAGCTTCCTGAGCCAAGTCGGGGTTAGACCGGATAATAAGTGCCGGTCTAGCCCTTGTCGAGCCGTCCCGCCTAATCCttgtcttttcttttcttttcttttcttgccttgtctCATCTGACTGGCGCTGAATGTGGCCAATTGGGAAGTCCATGTTTCCATCCACAACTAGACTGGCTTTGACAGCATCCTTGCGTTGAATTAGCCCTTGGTTCGTCGTGATACCAGGTCCGTAGATTCCTGGGGACGCGCCAAAGAACCGGGCAACACCGCAGCCAAATGTCCCATGGTTGCGAGTCTATACGTTGTATCAGGCCAGAAAAATGTAATGTATATATATAGAGGTCTATTTCGCGAACAAATTGAACAAAACTCTCAAACAGTCATCACTTAAGCAACTCATTCATCTTACCAGCTATACCTCTCTCACAGGAATATCTCAAACAAACAACGCCAATATGCCCAACAAGTTCACCAttgtcatcaacaacaacacggGTAGCCCCCAGAACTACAATCTCTTCAGTGAGAAGCCCGAAATCACGGGCGTAGTAAAGTCATCTATCTGGACCAACATCTACCAAGTCGCTCAATCCACTCCCGATGGAGCCACGGCCGAGTTCGAGATGTGGAAGAACTActtcgccattgttggtaCATGGAAAGGAGGCGAAAAAGCCGGCGCCAAGGTGTCCATCAAGCAGACCAAGGCCGTGACCCTTGGAACCAAACAGGGTGATGGTACCGTCACTCCTGGAACGACCCTGAACCAtacatgggcaaaattgtACAACTGTAGTATGACCTCAAACTACACAACAAATGTTGTATGAGCCTCATACTACAACTACACGTTGTATTATGGTAGTATGCCTGTTGTACAACGTGTTGTATGCACGTGACATTAAAACGATGATCTgaagtggtgttgagtctCCGAAACTTTGTTTCATCGCAATAGCAACCACCTATCCCATCTCGTCGGAGTCAAAATCTAGCTCGACCTCCACTTCATTCATACCCTCAATCGCCGTGATTATATGTACAAGATCAATATGTCCGTTTCTCAACCAATTGCCGATACACTCAAGCCTTTCTAGGTTGTTTGCCGTCATCCGAAGCCTGTCCCACGATTGTGTACGACGAGCAGCTGAAAACGTTCGTTCTGGctctgctgatgatggagggaTTGAGAGTATATCGATGGCCATACGATGGAGCCGCGGGTAGCGCTGTCGTTGTTCTGGtaaacaccaccattccagGGGAGTTAAAGGTTTGATCGAGATGGGCCTGGCATTAAGAAATAGCTGcacatcgtcctcatccGTGAGGTCAGCCAATTCAACCTGCAGAGAGAGCTTCAATCGATCCAGCTCGTTTCTCGGCTTATCTGGAGAAGGTAGAGAGCCATCAACCTGCATCGCATCCTCCTCAGGCTGAGTGAGTGGCATATTCTTATATTTGTCTTCCCAAATACGTTGTGTGGCATCGAGAGCTTTCTGATGCCACTGCTCCGGCCAGTTCTGGGTCAGATATCGCCTTCTCTTTGACGGATCGAGCAGCATCGCAGCAGCGTACACCGGAACGGTGTCCGTGAGCTCATAGTACTTGTTAAGGATGAACCACCCCATCTCAATGGAATGGACCATCCGAAGATCTTTCCGCTCTCCGGATGAGTATAGATTCTACAGATAGATTAACTGCTTGTCCATCGCGCCAAAGGAATATTTGATCAGCCACAAACCTTCTGCTGTTCAAAAAAAGCGAGAATCACGTCCATCATCTCACGCGACTGAGATAGGCCTGCACGGTCGCCCTCAACCCACAAAGTGCCACTGTTGAATACTTGGAGAAATTGGTGTGTACATCTCAGTATCTCCCAATCCCCATGCGTCAGAGTGTTGGGGCCACAGGCCTCATCGTGTTCATGTAAGAATTTGATGATCTCGTTCTTCTTCCGGATCGCTCGATCAATCATAAAGTACCACGATGACCACCTGGTATCGTTATCAATCCCTAGACTGATACCGATAGCTCGCTCCCATAAGTCATGATGGATTGGGCTGTTTCGGAGCCACACAGCGAGGTTATGGAGCTTCTCGAGTGCAGGGGTCGATCCCCAGCCCTCGAAGCCTTTCtgcttgcctttgcctctAGCCCTTTCGGCAATCTCTCTTGGTCTCGCCCCATCTCCATTATTTTGCACCATCGGCACCCCCATCGCGGCGGAGAATACTTCGTATGGGTCTGCATCTTCGGCCAGATCAATTGCGTCAAGTGCGGCTTTAAGAGCGGCTTTAAGAGCGGCTTTAAGAGCCTCCTTTGACTTGGCTAGTAGGAAGGCTTGAAGGGCGAGGTTGAGGATATGATCGAGACACCGGATTCGGCAGGCAACagggttgaagttgaactAGTCATGATCAGCGTGTACTAGATCTATGGCTGGCGTTATTAGACCTACATTGTACTCAGTCATCAAATGGTCTGATAACGCTCTTAACATAGTATCATTTGACGTAGCGTTATCGCCAGTATGATAGCCGATTCTGGTGGTAATGCCGTAACTTCTGAGAACCCTGACGATGTGCACAGCTTGACACTCTCCGCTATGGCTGTACAATACTTGAGGGAGTCCTAGCAGAGCTTTCCGCAGCCTATATTCACAATCAACCCATTGTGCACAGATTGCGAGATGTCCTCGACGCGCAGGTGATGTCCACATGTCCGTGGAGAAGTGTATCTGGCCGACAGCGTCTTGAATCGCCGTCTGGAGTTGCTTACGATACTCTACATAGTTCCTTTCAAGGAGGCGCACAAGCGTCCGTCGAGACAGCTTCAAGAGGTCTTGTATAGTAGGGTTGCCTGCTAACATAAGTTCTTGAAGTTCTGGCCACTCTGTTGCGCTCAATGATACTCTCCGTCGGGCGCAAAGAGCGATAAACGCCCTAATAAATCGTGGCTTATCAAAAGCTTGCCGGAGGGTTAGGTGCCTCGAACAGTGGACACCAACTGGTTGCATATACCTATCAATGGATGCTTGATTTGGACCATCTGTTCTCAAGGAATTGCCGTGGTTGCGAGACCATTCCTTCCACTCGGCTTTGTGCACCTTTTGGACATGCTCCTTCGCATTGCCTGTGTAGGCACTGCTCCAGATCGGCTTCgctttctgcttctcacaAGAGAGACAGTAGTGCAGAACCTTCTTATGTCTTTTTGTACCAACCTTCTGAATGATATGAGTCTGCTCGGAGCCCACTGGAAGTCGAAACAAGGTCCAGATGTTCATCTGGACCGGAGAATGTGTTGTAAAGACTTCCGAAGACCccgtggatgatgaggcaggAGTGGAGGAGACCAGAAATGATGAGGCGTCAGCTACCGACATCGTATCAATCGACTTAGACAGAGTTTGGGGGTAAAAGTGATGCGCTTGAGCTGGCTATCTTGCTACGCGTTGCGTTGAAGAGTCATGGTGCGGTGGAGATGGGCCATAATCGATAAGGGAGAACAGTATATTGGACCAATCAGAGCGCGTTGTACAACAGTTGTACAACAGGCAAAATGTGTAGTTGTTGTACAACAGATTCAGGGCCGTACTACACAACGCGTTGTACAACGCGTTGTACGTacaattttgcccatgtaTGCCCTGAACATGACTGTGCTCAATGCAGTTACGCCCAGCTTCGACAAGGTGCCTGCTCCGTCGGCCGCTTGGAACAATGCCTACGAGGTTGACACCGGCAATGACTTCACACTCGAGATTGCTACTGATAGTGCGTCTACCGTTTTCTTCTCTCGGAACTTCCGCTTTTGCTAATCTGTGCAGACAACTTCTTCGTAGGATTGGCTAGCTCTCCCGATGGTAGCTCCAGCGTTCCGACAGCCACTTTCAAGCCTGAGCCTGGTAACCAGTATCAGATCCAGCCAGTCAACACTTACTATGTTACATATGGCTCTACGTTTGCGGTAGGCGAGCTATTGGATGTTGCAAAACTTCCAAAGCAGGCACTGCAGATTGACTTTACGATCCGCGGTCCTACGGTTACGATTAACCACACGCCCGACGGCAAACTTGTTATCGCCAAGTAGGGAGCATACTGCTCTGGATTGGAGGATTTAACAATCACCAACCAAGGCGCAAACAATAGCGTTGGAAGATGGCGTCCCTGTAGTCGGGGTTTCATAATAGCCGGTTACATTTCAAACGTTATTATGACGACGCATGTGTATATAGAGGTCACAAATGGGGGAAACTGGTAGCCAAAGGTCTAACAGTGGTTACTTCGTTAGAACTTGTCATTGCAATATCACTAGTCATTACACACGTCGTTGTTGAACAGAGTTCTGCCTCTATTCGCCCAATGGAGCTTCCACTACGCTCGGGAGGTTCATCACCTTGGCATGTACACCTAGAAGCTGCGGTCGGCGCTCAAATACGGCGTCTCTttcagaccagactgtaGCACGGAGGAGCCACTGCATATATCCAATCTAGAACGGAGGGAATTTCAATTGCTACTTTGCCAAGCGCTCATGTCGCTGGCAATCAACACTCGATATGATGCACAACCCCAGCTGATGATGCCTTGTCTTGGCACTCTGTAGCACAAGGAGTGGCTTAGACAACGCTTGTGTTCATGGCTGGCGCCTAATGATACCACCACGGAGCCTATTTATAACTGTTGTGTTTCagatgagtctggtgggatgACTACAAGAACCTCTTATCAGAGAAGAGAAAGTGATTACAAAACTAGGTTATTTATCAATCTACTCATAGCTCCATCACAATGCATACGACTGCAGACGACAACTGCAATGACTTTATGCATGTTGGTCGAAAGTGTCTGATGCGTATTTGAGAATGGCGCCGCCAGGAGGTCGTGATGAGTTTACATGGGAAAACACCAGGCACACTGAACCAACAAAACTTGCTGTCAAGTCGCTTTTGTGAATCACACATGTACGGAAACACCCCGGGCACTGCCCTGCAAATGTTCTCTTCCCATTATTTCAAGATCCCAGCCAATCTTTATT
This window contains:
- a CDS encoding Tfo1 transposase (similar to Beauveria bassiana ARSEF 2860 XP_008602981.1), whose protein sequence is MSVADASSFLVSSTPASSSTGSSEVFTTHSPVQMNIWTLFRLPVGSEQTHIIQKVGTKRHKKVLHYCLSCEKQKAKPIWSSAYTGNAKEHVQKVHKAEWKEWSRNHGNSLRTDGPNQASIDRYMQPVGVHCSRHLTLRQAFDKPRFIRAFIALCARRRVSLSATEWPELQELMLAGNPTIQDLLKLSRRTLVRLLERNYVEYRKQLQTAIQDAVGQIHFSTDMWTSPARRGHLAICAQWVDCEYRLRKALLGLPQVLYSHSGECQAVHIVRVLRSYGITTRIGYHTGDNATSNDTMLRALSDHLMTEYNFNFNPVACRIRCLDHILNLALQAFLLAKSKEALKAALKAALKAALDAIDLAEDADPYEVFSAAMGVPMVQNNGDGARPREIAERARGKGKQKGFEGWGSTPALEKLHNLAVWLRNSPIHHDLWERAIGISLGIDNDTRWSSWYFMIDRAIRKKNEIIKFLHEHDEACGPNTLTHGDWEILRCTHQFLQVFNSGTLWVEGDRAGLSQSREMMDVILAFFEQQKNLYSSGERKDLRMVHSIEMGWFILNKYYELTDTVPVYAAAMLLDPSKRRRYLTQNWPEQWHQKALDATQRIWEDKYKNMPLTQPEEDAMQVDGSLPSPDKPRNELDRLKLSLQVELADLTDEDDVQLFLNARPISIKPLTPLEWWCLPEQRQRYPRLHRMAIDILSIPPSSAEPERTFSAARRTQSWDRLRMTANNLERLECIGNWLRNGHIDLVHIITAIEGMNEVEVELDFDSDEMG